The following are from one region of the Lacinutrix sp. Bg11-31 genome:
- a CDS encoding alpha-amylase family glycosyl hydrolase, which produces MKKSILLIAIILSAFSCKTNSKANPDLAKIQPKEEAKTPFVWEAANVYFLLTDRFNNGDITNDVNYDRTKEIGVLRGFEGGDLKGVTQKIEDGYFTNLGVNAIWMSPVVEQIHGGTDEGTGVTYGFHGYWTKDWTNIDANLGTKDDLKKLVDAAHKIGIRILLDAVINHTGPVTDKDPVWPNDWVRTGPQCNYKNYDNTVTCTLVKNLPDIKTESNDAVELPSQLVEKWKAEGRYNEEVTELDAFFKTTGYPRAPRFYIMKWLSDYVKDFGIDGYRVDTVKHTEAYVWQELKTICDNAFAEFKQNNPKKVLDDTNFYLVGEVYNYGISAGTAFDFGDKKVNYFDDAFNSLINFEFKWNAAQQTYEEQFKNYDSILNSNLKDYGVLNYLTSHDDGQPFDANREKTYETATRLLLSPGATQIYYGDESARDLTIEGTVGDATLRSFMNWNEMPYKQDLLIHWQKLGQFRRNHPAVGAGKHKMINDTPYVFSRRYTKADFKDEVIIGLDLPKGKHNINVSSVFKEGEQVTDFYSGQTLEVKNGTITIEAETNIILIEKQ; this is translated from the coding sequence ATGAAAAAGAGCATACTTTTAATAGCAATAATACTATCAGCTTTCAGTTGTAAAACAAATTCGAAAGCAAATCCAGATTTAGCCAAAATTCAACCAAAAGAAGAAGCCAAAACACCTTTTGTTTGGGAAGCAGCAAACGTCTATTTTCTGTTAACAGACCGTTTTAATAATGGAGATATAACCAACGATGTTAATTACGACAGAACCAAAGAAATAGGTGTTTTACGTGGTTTTGAAGGAGGTGACTTAAAAGGAGTTACTCAAAAAATTGAAGATGGTTATTTTACTAATTTAGGTGTAAACGCCATTTGGATGTCACCAGTTGTTGAACAAATTCATGGTGGTACAGACGAAGGTACTGGAGTAACTTACGGGTTTCATGGCTATTGGACTAAAGATTGGACCAATATTGACGCCAATTTAGGAACCAAAGATGACTTAAAAAAATTAGTTGATGCTGCACATAAAATAGGCATCCGAATCTTGTTAGACGCAGTTATTAATCACACAGGACCAGTAACAGATAAAGATCCTGTTTGGCCAAACGACTGGGTAAGAACTGGACCACAATGTAATTATAAAAATTACGATAATACCGTAACCTGCACGTTGGTTAAAAATCTTCCAGACATTAAAACAGAAAGCAATGATGCTGTAGAGTTACCATCACAATTAGTTGAAAAATGGAAAGCTGAAGGTCGTTATAACGAAGAAGTTACTGAGTTAGATGCGTTTTTTAAAACCACAGGTTATCCTCGTGCACCTCGTTTTTATATCATGAAATGGTTAAGTGATTACGTAAAGGATTTCGGGATTGATGGTTACAGAGTAGATACCGTAAAGCACACCGAAGCTTACGTTTGGCAAGAACTTAAAACTATTTGTGATAACGCTTTCGCGGAATTTAAACAGAACAACCCAAAGAAGGTATTAGACGATACTAACTTTTACTTGGTAGGAGAAGTTTATAATTACGGAATTTCGGCAGGAACAGCTTTCGATTTTGGAGATAAAAAAGTCAACTATTTTGATGATGCTTTTAATAGTCTAATCAATTTTGAATTTAAATGGAATGCTGCACAACAAACGTATGAGGAGCAGTTTAAAAATTACGATAGTATTTTAAATAGTAACTTAAAAGACTACGGAGTTTTAAACTATTTAACCTCTCATGACGATGGACAACCATTTGATGCCAACAGAGAAAAAACATACGAAACTGCTACACGTTTATTACTATCTCCTGGAGCAACTCAAATATATTATGGAGACGAGTCTGCAAGAGATTTAACCATAGAAGGTACAGTTGGAGATGCAACATTAAGAAGTTTCATGAATTGGAACGAAATGCCATACAAACAAGACTTATTAATCCATTGGCAAAAACTAGGTCAGTTTAGACGCAACCATCCAGCAGTTGGAGCAGGAAAACATAAAATGATAAATGACACGCCTTACGTATTTAGTAGACGTTATACCAAAGCAGATTTTAAAGACGAAGTTATTATTGGTTTAGACTTGCCAAAAGGCAAACATAACATTAACGTGTCTTCCGTTTTTAAAGAAGGAGAACAGGTCACGGATTTTTACTCAGGACAAACGCTTGAAGTTAAAAATGGAACAATTACAATAGAAGCAGAAACAAATATTATTTTAATAGAAAAACAATAA
- a CDS encoding alpha-amylase family glycosyl hydrolase — MKKVIALVFFITILACKEEKKQEDVKQVLEEKTTLQPISDSDLETAVIYEANIRQYSPEGTFEQFTKDIPQLKQLGVKVIWLMPVFPISETKRKATGGENSKFATDFPETEQGKYLGSYYAVSDFTKINPEFGTIEDFRSLVTTAHDNGIYVILDWVPNHTGWDHMWLKTNPEYYTQNDKGEVVHPEGTDWTDVADLNYNNQEMRKAMIVDMSYWLTKEGIDGFRCDVAGSVPTNFWEQAIPELRAKKDIFMLAEAWEPELFKKGLFDMGYAWDGHHAMNKIAQGEEKATAFITYMKDRNETYEANNILMNFVTNHDENSWNGTIKERMGDASETMTVLSYLTPGMPLIYSGQEYDLDHKLLFFEKDSFPHTKGNTWKLLEKLAKLKITSSALHGGKYAASFEEIEVANKNVLAFKRSKNGSAIIYFANMSDKALKTSLPQKGKYIDYMSNTAFEINGDAITLEPWEYKILVE, encoded by the coding sequence ATGAAAAAAGTAATAGCATTAGTTTTTTTTATAACCATTTTGGCTTGTAAAGAAGAGAAAAAACAAGAAGACGTAAAACAAGTTTTAGAAGAAAAAACAACACTTCAACCAATATCAGACTCAGACTTAGAAACTGCGGTTATTTACGAAGCAAACATCAGACAATATTCACCAGAAGGAACTTTTGAACAATTCACAAAAGACATTCCGCAGTTAAAACAATTAGGTGTAAAAGTGATTTGGTTAATGCCTGTTTTTCCTATTTCAGAAACAAAACGTAAAGCAACAGGAGGAGAAAACAGCAAGTTTGCAACCGACTTTCCAGAAACAGAACAAGGTAAATATTTAGGAAGCTACTATGCAGTGTCCGATTTCACTAAAATCAACCCAGAATTTGGAACTATCGAAGATTTTAGAAGCTTGGTAACTACTGCTCATGATAATGGAATTTATGTAATATTGGATTGGGTTCCTAATCACACAGGTTGGGATCATATGTGGTTAAAAACCAACCCAGAATATTACACGCAAAACGATAAGGGTGAAGTGGTGCATCCAGAAGGAACCGATTGGACAGATGTTGCAGATTTAAATTACAACAACCAGGAGATGCGTAAAGCAATGATTGTAGATATGAGTTATTGGCTAACAAAAGAAGGTATTGATGGTTTTAGATGTGATGTTGCAGGATCTGTACCAACGAATTTTTGGGAACAAGCCATTCCAGAATTACGTGCTAAAAAAGACATCTTTATGCTTGCTGAAGCTTGGGAGCCAGAATTGTTTAAAAAGGGATTATTTGATATGGGTTATGCTTGGGATGGACATCATGCTATGAATAAAATAGCTCAAGGCGAAGAAAAAGCAACAGCTTTTATAACGTATATGAAAGATAGAAATGAAACTTATGAAGCTAATAATATCCTTATGAACTTTGTAACCAACCATGATGAAAATTCTTGGAATGGAACTATAAAAGAACGTATGGGTGATGCTAGTGAAACCATGACCGTTTTAAGTTATTTAACACCAGGAATGCCATTAATTTATTCTGGTCAAGAGTATGACTTAGATCACAAATTATTATTTTTTGAGAAAGATAGTTTTCCGCATACCAAAGGAAATACATGGAAATTGTTAGAGAAACTAGCTAAGCTTAAAATCACTAGTTCTGCTTTACATGGAGGGAAATATGCTGCTTCCTTCGAAGAAATAGAAGTTGCTAATAAAAATGTTTTAGCATTTAAACGAAGTAAAAATGGAAGTGCTATTATATATTTTGCGAACATGTCTGATAAAGCTTTGAAAACAAGTTTGCCACAAAAAGGAAAGTATATAGATTATATGTCAAACACTGCATTCGAAATTAATGGAGATGCAATAACATTAGAACCTTGGGAGTATAAAATATTAGTAGAGTAG
- a CDS encoding DUF2911 domain-containing protein, which translates to MNKLLFIIAVVLMGTTVNAQKFAKMDKSPMDRAYYPDEAPHRTFEKNIAKQKALFPQMRVTYSRPAKKGREVFGKLLKFGEAWRIGANESTEILFLNDVLFGGKEIKAGRYTLIIIPTEKEWTLKLNTELDGWGNYGYDASKDIASVTVPVTKSTKEIENLSIALYEASEKKVHLKIGWDATVAEFPITLK; encoded by the coding sequence ATGAATAAATTACTATTTATTATCGCAGTTGTATTAATGGGAACGACTGTAAATGCACAAAAATTTGCAAAAATGGACAAAAGCCCAATGGATCGCGCTTATTATCCAGATGAAGCACCACACAGAACTTTTGAAAAAAATATTGCTAAACAAAAAGCTTTATTTCCGCAAATGAGAGTTACTTATTCTCGTCCTGCTAAAAAAGGGAGAGAAGTATTTGGAAAACTTTTGAAATTTGGAGAAGCTTGGAGAATTGGAGCAAACGAATCTACAGAAATTCTATTTTTAAATGATGTGCTTTTTGGCGGAAAAGAGATAAAAGCAGGACGTTATACTTTAATTATTATTCCTACTGAAAAAGAATGGACATTAAAGTTAAACACAGAATTAGATGGTTGGGGAAATTACGGTTACGATGCTAGTAAAGATATTGCTAGTGTTACTGTACCTGTAACAAAAAGCACTAAAGAGATTGAGAACTTATCGATTGCTTTATACGAAGCTTCAGAAAAAAAGGTGCATTTAAAAATAGGTTGGGATGCAACAGTTGCCGAATTTCCTATTACTTTAAAATAA